In a genomic window of Quercus lobata isolate SW786 chromosome 4, ValleyOak3.0 Primary Assembly, whole genome shotgun sequence:
- the LOC115985819 gene encoding uncharacterized protein LOC115985819 → MAKCYILASISNVLQHQMQDVELASDIVLSFKEMFGEQGYSARQENIRQIYNTKMAEAAEGIPSTFSVDANMAEASTSQPKLKGKGKKKKKKDFTKQKGKQIALGVADKGKKIKGKCFHCGEKGHWKRNCPKFRATNNKGDQKA, encoded by the exons ATGGCCAAGTGCTACATCCTAGCATCTATCTCAAATGTTCTACAGCATCAAATGCAGGATGTAGAACTAGCTTCGGACATTGTGCTAAGTTTTAAGGAGATGTTTGGTGAGCAAGGCTATTCTGCAAGGCAAGAAAACATAagacaaatttataataccaaaatggctGAAG CGGCAGAAGGTATTCCTAgtacatttagtgttgatgccAATATGGCTGAAGCTTCTACTTCTCAACCTAAGTTGAAAGGCAAGggtaagaaaaagaagaagaaggacttcaccAAGCAAAAGGGTAAACAAATTGCCTTAGGGGTTGCcgacaaaggaaagaagatcAAAGGAAAGTGTTTCCATTGTGGTGAGAAAGGACATTGGAAGAGGAATTGTCCAAAATTCAGGGCTACTAATAATAAGG